Proteins encoded in a region of the Nicotiana tomentosiformis chromosome 9, ASM39032v3, whole genome shotgun sequence genome:
- the LOC138898761 gene encoding uncharacterized protein: protein MILALVAPPPAQPARGRGQAACGGSHAVIGGGQLVRGLLRGRGHSGRALSHFYAFQARPEVESSDAVITCIILVCHRDASVVFDPCFTYLYVSSNFTSYLDTSHDSLSYLVYVSTHVGDSIIVDPLYRACLVTIESDETKVDLILLDMVDFDVIMGMD, encoded by the coding sequence ATGATTCTGGCACTGGTTGctccaccacctgctcagccagctagaggtaggggtcaggcagcctgTGGTGGTTCTCATGCCGTTATAGGTGGAGGGCAGCTAGTTAGAGGCCTCCTGAGAGGTAGAGGTCATAGTGGTAGGGCTCTGTCCCATTTCTATGCATTTCAAGCTAGACCTGAAGTAGAGTCGTCTGATGCagtcatcacatgtattattctagtttgccacagagatgcatCAGTTGTATTTGATCCGTGTTTCACTTATTTGTATGTGTCATCCAATTTTACTTCATATTTGGATacatctcatgattctttgagttatcttgtttatgtgtctacgcaTGTTGGGGATTCCATTATTGTGGACCCGTTATATCGTGCTTGTTTGGTCACCATCGAGAGCGATGAGACTAAGGTTGACCTTATAttacttgatatggtagattttgatgtaattatgggcatGGATTAG